The Candidatus Omnitrophota bacterium genome contains a region encoding:
- the clpB gene encoding ATP-dependent chaperone ClpB, with amino-acid sequence MDLNRFTQKSQEALSDAQNSAIRSGHVEVDVEHLLLALLDQPEGLIPRLLTKMNAPLSAIRHQIAAELERRPRMSGGATEAGKIYVSARLNQVLLRSEEEAKRLKDDYISLEHLMLAIINEGPTFFSSRVLNSSNVSANQFLKALTEVRGNQRVASPTPEAAYDALERYGRDLVAAALQGKLDPVIGRDGEIRRIIRILSRKTKNNPVLIGEPGVGKTAIVEGLAHRIVRGDVPEGLKNKRIFALDMGALVAGAKYRGEFEERLKAVLTEIKKSEGRILLFIDELHTIVGAGRVEGAMDAGNMLKPMLARGELHCIGATTLDEYRKYIEKDAALERRFQPVLVEQPTVEDSISILRGLRERFEVHHGVKIQDNALVAAAVLSQRYISDRFLPDKAIDLIDEACAMIRTEIDSMPAELDQSTRRIMQLEIEEQALSKEKDKASQERLQALRKELADLRAKTDSMKAQWEAEKESLRQIGALRKQIEDARHEIELAERAYDLSKAAELRHGKLPTLLKTLEKEEAALTRKQGAAKFLREVVTEEEIADIVSRWTGIPVTRLMEGEREKLLRLDEVLHRRVIGQDEAVQAVADAVIRARAGIKDPRRPIGSFIFLGPTGVGKTELAKALAQTLFDSEENMVRIDMSEYMEKHAVSRLIGAPPGYVGYEEGGQLTEAVRRKPYCVILFDEFEKAHHDVFNVLLQIMDDGRLTDAQGRTVDFKNTVVILTSNLGSQYLLEGVSDSGEVEESARNGVLQELRLHCRPEFLNRVDDIVLFKSLRLEEIEKIVDLLLEELRKRLKDRRMTLEVSQAAKEHLALSGYDPVYGARPLRRLLQKELETRLGRALVSGEILDGAKITVDLKNEELAIAFENPSQENGLAGAA; translated from the coding sequence TCCGCGCCTGCTGACCAAGATGAACGCCCCTCTTTCCGCCATTCGTCACCAAATCGCCGCTGAATTGGAGCGGCGTCCTCGCATGAGCGGCGGAGCGACGGAAGCGGGGAAAATTTACGTCTCTGCGCGCCTCAATCAAGTCCTGCTCCGTTCTGAAGAAGAAGCCAAACGGCTGAAGGACGACTATATCAGCCTCGAACATCTGATGCTGGCCATTATTAACGAAGGGCCGACGTTCTTTTCCAGCCGAGTGCTTAACAGTTCCAATGTTTCCGCCAACCAATTTCTAAAGGCGTTGACGGAAGTGCGCGGCAATCAGCGCGTCGCCAGTCCCACGCCGGAAGCGGCCTATGACGCGCTGGAGCGTTACGGTCGCGATCTGGTGGCCGCTGCGTTGCAGGGCAAACTGGATCCCGTCATCGGACGCGACGGCGAGATTCGCCGCATCATCCGCATTCTGTCGCGCAAGACCAAAAACAATCCCGTGCTCATCGGCGAGCCGGGCGTAGGCAAGACGGCTATCGTCGAAGGGCTGGCGCACCGCATCGTACGCGGCGACGTTCCCGAAGGGCTGAAGAACAAGCGCATCTTCGCGCTGGATATGGGCGCGCTGGTGGCGGGCGCCAAGTATCGCGGCGAATTCGAGGAACGGCTCAAGGCCGTGTTGACCGAGATCAAGAAGAGCGAAGGGCGCATCCTGCTTTTCATCGACGAATTGCATACCATCGTCGGCGCAGGCAGGGTGGAAGGCGCGATGGACGCGGGCAACATGCTCAAGCCCATGCTGGCGCGCGGCGAACTGCACTGCATCGGCGCCACCACGCTGGACGAATACCGCAAGTACATCGAAAAAGACGCCGCCCTCGAGCGCCGCTTCCAGCCGGTGCTGGTGGAGCAGCCTACGGTGGAGGATTCCATCTCCATTCTGCGCGGCCTGCGCGAGCGCTTCGAAGTTCATCATGGAGTGAAGATACAAGACAACGCGCTCGTGGCGGCGGCCGTGCTTTCCCAACGCTATATCTCCGACCGCTTTCTGCCTGACAAGGCTATCGACCTCATCGACGAGGCCTGCGCCATGATCCGCACCGAGATAGACTCTATGCCCGCGGAACTGGATCAAAGCACGCGCCGCATCATGCAATTGGAGATCGAAGAACAGGCGCTGAGCAAGGAGAAAGACAAAGCCAGCCAAGAGCGGCTGCAAGCACTGCGCAAAGAACTGGCCGATCTGCGCGCCAAGACCGACAGCATGAAAGCGCAGTGGGAGGCGGAGAAAGAAAGCCTGCGCCAGATCGGCGCTCTGCGCAAGCAGATTGAAGACGCGCGTCATGAAATCGAACTCGCCGAGCGGGCGTACGATCTATCCAAAGCGGCGGAATTGCGGCACGGCAAACTGCCGACGCTGTTGAAGACTTTGGAGAAGGAAGAAGCGGCGCTGACGCGCAAACAGGGTGCAGCGAAATTCCTGCGCGAAGTGGTTACCGAAGAGGAGATCGCCGACATCGTTTCCCGCTGGACTGGCATCCCCGTCACCCGCCTGATGGAAGGGGAGCGGGAAAAACTGCTGCGGCTGGACGAGGTTCTGCATCGGCGCGTCATCGGCCAGGACGAGGCGGTGCAGGCGGTGGCCGACGCCGTCATCCGCGCCCGCGCCGGCATCAAAGACCCGCGCCGTCCCATCGGCTCCTTCATCTTTCTTGGCCCCACCGGCGTCGGCAAGACGGAACTGGCCAAAGCGCTGGCGCAGACGCTGTTCGATTCGGAAGAGAACATGGTGCGCATCGACATGTCGGAATACATGGAAAAGCACGCCGTCTCCCGCCTCATCGGAGCGCCTCCGGGATACGTGGGCTATGAGGAAGGCGGCCAGCTGACGGAAGCGGTGCGCCGCAAGCCCTACTGCGTCATCCTCTTCGACGAGTTCGAAAAAGCGCATCACGACGTGTTCAACGTGCTGCTGCAAATCATGGACGACGGACGCCTCACCGACGCGCAAGGGCGCACGGTCGATTTCAAGAACACCGTCGTCATCCTCACCTCCAACCTCGGCTCGCAATATCTGTTGGAAGGCGTAAGCGATTCCGGCGAGGTCGAAGAATCGGCGCGCAACGGCGTTTTGCAGGAACTGCGGCTGCACTGCCGCCCGGAATTTCTCAACCGCGTGGACGACATCGTCCTCTTCAAATCGCTGCGCCTGGAAGAGATCGAAAAGATCGTCGACCTGCTGCTGGAAGAACTGCGCAAGCGCCTCAAGGACCGCCGTATGACGTTGGAAGTAAGCCAAGCGGCCAAAGAACATCTAGCCCTCAGCGGCTACGACCCCGTCTACGGAGCGCGCCCGCTGCGAAGGCTATTGCAAAAAGAACTGGAAACCCGCCTAGGCCGCGCCCTAGTCTCCGGCGAAATCCTGGACGGAGCGAAGATTACAGTCGACTTGAAGAATGAGGAGTTGGCGATCGCGTTCGAAAATCCATCGCAGGAGAATGGTCTGGCGGGGGCGGCGTAG
- a CDS encoding type II toxin-antitoxin system HicB family antitoxin: MKLKNFTLEYWIDDGWYVGKLKEIPGIFSQGETLEDLEENIKDAYALMMEG, encoded by the coding sequence ATGAAGTTGAAAAACTTTACTCTCGAATATTGGATCGATGATGGCTGGTATGTCGGCAAACTGAAAGAAATTCCGGGGATTTTCAGCCAAGGAGAGACTTTGGAAGATTTGGAAGAGAATATAAAAGATGCTTACGCTTTGATGATGGAAGGTTAA
- a CDS encoding type II toxin-antitoxin system HicB family antitoxin, with product MKYTVIVAKMKSNYCAHCPDVPGCMATGKTFEETLQLFKEALEFHFEGLKEDGESIPQPSTHCEYVEVDVDAAINAA from the coding sequence ATGAAATACACCGTTATCGTCGCGAAAATGAAATCGAATTATTGCGCTCATTGCCCGGACGTTCCCGGCTGCATGGCTACCGGAAAAACCTTCGAAGAAACCCTCCAACTCTTTAAAGAAGCCCTTGAGTTTCATTTCGAGGGACTCAAGGAAGACGGCGAGTCTATCCCCCAACCCTCCACGCATTGCGAATACGTCGAGGTGGACGTCGACGCGGCGATCAACGCGGCGTGA
- a CDS encoding FAD-binding oxidoreductase: MMLNNNKPDHSNKPLDKAFIKILRGLFPSERLSADPVDLLTYSYDATKKEYLPQMVVWAENAEEISALLRAACEYQVPVYPRGGGTGLSGGALATHGGVLLSMERMDKILNLDEENRLLTAQPGVPLGVLKAAAQKRGLFYPPDPSSAKTASLGGTLAECAGGLNCVKYGTTKDWIQSIQAVLPTGEIVKAGTKARKNVVGYNLLQLLIGSEGTLAVITEATVRLIPNPSAHSAFAALFDSIDDSSQAVQAILKSGVTPCALEFIDRQCLEAANEYVQDRRIPIAEALLLVETDGFDELLVGQDARALADICRQQGASEIRPAQTEEERQALWDIRRSLSPAMYAKAPFKTNEDVCVPVSAYPLLMQKAYEISERHRVMTLCFGHAGDGNIHVNFMSRLENDPSVIAAVKDLFRAVVDMGGSISGEHGIGIAKAPYISFELGECERKLITDIKRLFDPHNILNPEKIVV, from the coding sequence ATGATGTTGAACAATAACAAGCCAGACCATTCCAACAAGCCTTTGGATAAAGCCTTTATTAAAATCCTGCGCGGCTTATTTCCCTCCGAGCGCCTGTCCGCCGATCCCGTCGATTTGCTCACCTACTCGTATGACGCTACGAAAAAAGAGTATCTTCCGCAAATGGTGGTATGGGCGGAAAATGCGGAGGAGATATCCGCTCTATTGCGCGCTGCCTGCGAATACCAAGTTCCCGTTTATCCGCGCGGCGGCGGGACCGGCCTTTCGGGAGGTGCGTTGGCGACGCATGGCGGCGTATTGCTCTCCATGGAACGCATGGATAAAATCCTCAATCTGGACGAAGAGAACCGCCTGCTCACCGCCCAGCCCGGCGTTCCGCTGGGCGTCTTGAAAGCCGCTGCTCAAAAGCGCGGCCTTTTCTATCCTCCCGATCCCTCCAGCGCCAAAACCGCATCCTTGGGGGGAACTCTGGCCGAATGCGCCGGGGGACTCAATTGCGTAAAATACGGTACGACGAAGGATTGGATTCAATCCATCCAGGCGGTTCTGCCTACCGGCGAAATCGTGAAAGCGGGAACCAAAGCGCGCAAGAACGTAGTGGGCTACAACCTTCTGCAACTGCTGATTGGTTCCGAAGGCACGCTGGCCGTGATTACGGAAGCGACGGTGAGGCTGATTCCCAATCCATCGGCCCATTCCGCCTTTGCGGCGCTCTTCGATTCCATCGACGATTCCTCCCAGGCGGTGCAAGCCATTCTGAAAAGCGGCGTTACGCCCTGCGCCTTGGAGTTTATCGACCGCCAATGCCTGGAGGCAGCCAACGAATACGTCCAGGATCGCCGCATTCCCATCGCCGAGGCGCTGCTCCTAGTGGAGACCGACGGCTTTGACGAATTGCTGGTTGGACAAGACGCCCGCGCTCTGGCGGATATCTGCCGCCAACAAGGGGCTAGTGAAATCCGCCCCGCCCAGACGGAGGAGGAACGCCAGGCCTTATGGGACATCCGCCGCTCTCTCAGCCCGGCCATGTATGCCAAGGCGCCTTTTAAGACTAACGAAGACGTTTGCGTTCCCGTCTCCGCCTATCCCCTTCTAATGCAAAAAGCCTATGAAATCAGCGAACGCCATCGGGTGATGACTCTTTGCTTCGGTCATGCGGGCGACGGCAACATCCATGTCAATTTCATGTCGCGCCTAGAGAACGATCCCAGCGTCATCGCCGCCGTCAAGGATTTGTTTCGCGCCGTCGTGGACATGGGCGGCAGCATCTCCGGCGAGCACGGCATCGGCATCGCCAAAGCGCCTTATATCTCCTTCGAATTGGGCGAATGCGAACGGAAGTTGATTACGGACATCAAAAGACTCTTCGATCCGCATAACATCCTCAATCCCGAAAAAATCGTTGTCTGA